One Brassica napus cultivar Da-Ae chromosome C4, Da-Ae, whole genome shotgun sequence genomic region harbors:
- the LOC106391385 gene encoding LOB domain-containing protein 19-like — protein MTGNLNGGGRGGEGPCGACKFLRRKCVSGCVFAPYFDAEQGTATFAAVHKVFGASNASKMLLRLPLNKRHDAVSTLCYEALARLSDPVYGSVGHLFSLQHQVMNLQAEIAHVQARLSTFQRFSVIPPQQMQQPPHNNEYPVEQTNLDFAWEEEQLSLAGNENGVFQELAMQFVSKYSLHFQLG, from the exons ATGACCGGAAACTTGAAcggcggtggaagaggaggagaaggaCCATGCGGGGCGTGCAAGTTCTTGAGGAGGAAGTGTGTGAGTGGATGCGTTTTCGCTCCTTATTTCGATGCAGAGCAAGGGACTGCTACGTTTGCAGCGGTTCACAAAGTGTTTGGAGCAAGCAATGCCTCTAAGATGTTACTGAGATTGCCTTTGAACAAGCGGCATGATGCGGTCTCCACGCTCTGTTACGAGGCTTTGGCTAGGCTCAGTGATCCTGTTTATGGCTCTGTTGGccatctcttctctcttcaaCACCAG GTTATGAATCTACAAGCTGAGATTGCTCATGTTCAAGCTCGTCTTTCAACTTTTCAGCGTTTTTCTGTAATCCCTCCACAACAAATGCAACAGCCACCTCATAACAATGAATATCCGGTAGAACAAACTAACTTGGATTTTGCGTGGGAAGAAGAACAATTATCTCTGGCTGGAAATGAAAATGGTGTATTTCAAGAACTGGCGATGCAGTTCGTCTCTAAGTATAGCTTGCACTTTCAGTTAGGTTAA